One genomic region from Jilunia laotingensis encodes:
- a CDS encoding MlaD family protein, with amino-acid sequence MKYITKEVRIGIAGIVALFILVYGINYLKGINMFKPSSYFYVKFHNVNGLAKSSPVFADGVRVGIVRDIYYDYSQPENVIVEVELDTELRIPKGSSAELVTELMGGVRMNILLANNPREKYAVGDTIPGSLSNGMMESAAALIPQIEKMLPKLDSIMTSLNTILSDQSIPATLHSVEKMTANLEEASGQFKVLMKRDIPQLTGKLNTLGDNFIAISSNLKEIDYANTFKEIEQTLNNVKIITNKLNSKDNTVGLLLNDPQLYNNLNATTANAASLLEDLKEHPKRYVHFSLFGKKDK; translated from the coding sequence ATGAAATACATTACAAAAGAAGTCCGTATAGGAATTGCAGGAATCGTTGCCCTGTTTATACTTGTTTACGGTATCAACTACCTGAAGGGGATCAACATGTTCAAACCTTCAAGCTATTTCTATGTTAAATTCCATAATGTAAACGGACTGGCCAAGTCGAGTCCCGTATTTGCCGACGGTGTACGTGTCGGGATCGTACGCGACATTTATTACGATTATAGCCAACCTGAGAATGTAATTGTAGAAGTAGAACTGGATACCGAATTACGTATTCCGAAAGGCAGCTCTGCCGAACTGGTAACCGAATTGATGGGTGGCGTCCGAATGAACATTCTATTAGCCAATAATCCACGGGAAAAATATGCCGTTGGCGATACTATTCCAGGTAGCCTAAGCAATGGGATGATGGAAAGTGCAGCCGCGTTAATCCCCCAAATTGAAAAGATGTTGCCTAAATTGGACTCAATCATGACTTCCCTCAACACGATCTTGTCTGATCAAAGCATTCCCGCTACTTTACATTCAGTGGAAAAGATGACTGCTAACCTAGAAGAAGCCAGCGGACAGTTTAAAGTCTTGATGAAAAGGGACATACCTCAACTTACCGGTAAACTGAACACACTTGGAGACAACTTTATTGCCATCAGCAGCAACCTGAAAGAAATTGACTATGCCAACACTTTCAAAGAAATTGAGCAAACGCTGAATAACGTAAAAATAATTACAAATAAGCTGAATAGCAAAGACAATACTGTAGGATTGTTACTAAACGATCCACAATTATATAACAACTTGAATGCAACAACAGCCAATGCTGCCAGCTTATTGGAAGACCTGAAAGAACATCCGAAACGGTATGTACACTTCTCGTTATTCGGTAAAAAAGACAAGTAG
- a CDS encoding N-acetylmuramoyl-L-alanine amidase family protein: MKRHRPNILLLSVCLWLLSSPLCIGSTWAKDFVVVIDAGHGGHDPGAIGKISKEKNINLNVALKLGNLIKQNCNDVKVIYTRTKDVFIPLDRRAEIANNAKADLFISIHTNALANNRSAKGASTWTLGLAKSDANLAVAQRENSVILYESDYQTRYAGFNPNSAESYIIFEFMQDKYMEQSVHLASLVQKHFRHTCKREDRGVHQAGFLVLKASAMPSILVELGFISTPEEERYLNTEAGSNTMAKGIYHAFLTYKREHEIRLTGTSRTIIPAETDEENAENEPVIANQSESKSDIPSPKKTLTAQAEPQRPIPVENGTIDEEITFKIQILTSSSPLTKSDKRLKGLKNVDYYKEGGLYKYTYGASPNYNKVLQTKRSITDKFKDAFIIAFRNGEKMNINAAIAEFKKKRNK; this comes from the coding sequence ATGAAACGTCATAGACCCAACATATTATTACTATCAGTCTGCCTTTGGCTACTCAGCTCCCCGCTCTGCATCGGTAGCACATGGGCTAAAGACTTTGTTGTCGTGATCGATGCCGGACACGGTGGTCATGACCCGGGAGCCATAGGCAAAATCTCGAAAGAGAAGAATATCAACCTGAATGTTGCACTCAAACTGGGAAATCTGATAAAACAAAACTGCAACGATGTGAAAGTGATATACACTCGCACCAAGGATGTCTTCATCCCTTTGGACAGACGTGCCGAAATTGCCAATAACGCCAAAGCCGACCTGTTTATATCTATTCATACAAATGCACTAGCCAATAACCGGAGCGCCAAAGGAGCCTCGACTTGGACGTTAGGTCTCGCCAAATCGGATGCCAACCTGGCAGTGGCACAACGGGAAAACTCGGTGATACTTTATGAAAGCGACTATCAGACACGTTATGCAGGCTTCAACCCCAATTCCGCTGAGTCTTATATCATATTCGAGTTCATGCAGGACAAATATATGGAACAAAGCGTACATTTGGCCTCTTTGGTCCAGAAACACTTCCGCCACACTTGCAAGCGGGAAGACCGAGGCGTGCATCAAGCAGGATTCCTCGTCTTGAAAGCAAGTGCCATGCCAAGCATATTGGTTGAACTTGGATTCATCTCTACGCCAGAAGAAGAACGATACCTTAATACAGAAGCAGGATCGAATACCATGGCAAAAGGTATCTATCATGCTTTCCTAACTTATAAAAGGGAACACGAAATCCGTCTGACCGGTACAAGCCGCACAATTATTCCTGCTGAAACGGATGAAGAAAATGCTGAAAACGAACCGGTCATTGCCAACCAAAGTGAAAGCAAATCCGACATTCCCTCTCCGAAAAAAACTTTAACGGCACAAGCAGAGCCACAGCGCCCGATTCCCGTGGAGAACGGAACAATTGATGAAGAGATAACGTTTAAAATACAAATATTGACCTCTTCAAGTCCCCTGACGAAAAGTGACAAACGACTGAAAGGACTGAAGAATGTAGATTATTATAAAGAAGGAGGATTATACAAATACACTTACGGTGCTTCTCCCAACTATAATAAAGTGCTACAAACCAAACGTTCTATTACTGATAAATTCAAAGACGCTTTTATCATCGCCTTCCGTAACGGGGAGAAAATGAATATCAACGCAGCAATCGCAGAATTCAAAAAGAAACGAAATAAATAG
- a CDS encoding site-specific integrase, translated as MAKKKQEVKLKEPVRIRFKQLANGNQSIYLDYYTGDVIRKENYVGGKRQYEFLKLYLIPEKTREDKAKNEATLALAKAIQSKRIVELQNDAHGFQNTNKSKANVIDYLMNMRSQSKERGSLNYEKTVGNTIRELKLFRGDYIAFRDIDKDFLNSFVDFLKQAKKASKFGLLKAGGVLSNNSVIAYYGVLRTAINRAYKEGIITVNPTKEFDFASKVKAEVSRREYLTIEELKRLIGTECKYEIMKQAFLFSCLCGLRVSDIRKLKWNDLQKSGERIRIEIKMQKTKEPLYLPISDEALKWLPQQNEAKGDDLIFPLTHEGTINKILQKWAKDAGIIKHISFHVARHTHATMMLTLGADLYTVSKLLGHKNIATTQIYAKIVDKKKEEAISLIPNLTD; from the coding sequence ATGGCGAAGAAAAAACAAGAAGTTAAATTGAAAGAACCTGTAAGGATTAGATTCAAGCAGCTTGCCAATGGCAACCAGTCTATTTATTTGGACTATTATACAGGTGATGTTATTAGAAAAGAAAATTATGTTGGCGGTAAACGGCAATATGAATTTTTGAAGTTGTACCTTATACCCGAAAAAACGAGGGAGGATAAGGCGAAGAACGAAGCTACATTGGCTCTTGCAAAAGCGATTCAGAGTAAGAGGATAGTGGAGTTACAAAATGATGCACACGGTTTTCAGAACACCAACAAGTCAAAAGCGAATGTGATTGATTATTTAATGAACATGAGAAGCCAATCTAAAGAACGTGGCAGCTTGAACTATGAAAAGACTGTTGGTAATACCATCCGTGAACTAAAGTTGTTCAGAGGGGATTACATAGCTTTTCGTGATATAGATAAGGACTTCTTAAATAGCTTTGTGGATTTCTTGAAACAAGCGAAGAAAGCAAGCAAGTTTGGTTTGTTAAAGGCTGGGGGTGTATTAAGTAATAATTCCGTTATTGCTTACTATGGGGTGCTGCGTACCGCTATAAATAGAGCCTATAAAGAGGGGATTATTACGGTCAATCCAACGAAAGAGTTTGATTTTGCCAGTAAGGTAAAAGCGGAAGTCAGCCGCAGGGAGTATTTGACAATAGAGGAATTGAAGCGGCTTATCGGGACAGAGTGCAAGTATGAGATAATGAAACAAGCCTTTCTTTTCAGTTGTTTGTGTGGGCTGCGTGTAAGCGATATAAGAAAATTGAAGTGGAACGATTTGCAGAAAAGCGGTGAAAGAATAAGAATTGAAATAAAGATGCAGAAAACAAAAGAACCGCTTTATCTGCCTATATCCGATGAAGCGTTAAAGTGGTTGCCGCAACAAAATGAAGCAAAAGGCGATGATTTGATTTTTCCTTTGACGCATGAGGGAACTATAAATAAAATACTTCAAAAATGGGCGAAAGACGCAGGGATTATTAAGCATATCTCGTTTCATGTTGCCCGGCATACCCATGCTACCATGATGCTTACATTGGGGGCTGACTTGTACACAGTTAGCAAATTGTTAGGACATAAAAATATTGCCACAACTCAA